A genomic stretch from Anaerolinea thermophila UNI-1 includes:
- a CDS encoding carbon-nitrogen family hydrolase produces MNPVISLAQMHIEPGNLQKNVATAFSMIEKSATRKSTIVLLPELWSSGYDLEKAETYANETPEILKDLTYLAHQYHLSIGGSLLEKSDRGIYNTFYWISPTREILAYRKIHLFRLMEEDRWLNPGDHLQMVSTEMGQAGLAICYDLRFPELFRQYALSGATIFLLSAEWPLKRIHHWQTLLRARAIENLCFLFAVNCVGPAYKDVFGGSSAIISPWGETLAEGSQTDEDLISAQIDPNQVERARGFLPVFQDRRPDLYHLSD; encoded by the coding sequence ATGAATCCAGTCATTTCCCTTGCTCAAATGCATATTGAACCCGGCAATCTGCAAAAGAATGTTGCCACTGCTTTCTCCATGATTGAGAAGTCTGCAACACGGAAGAGCACCATTGTCCTGCTTCCTGAATTATGGTCCAGTGGATATGATCTGGAAAAAGCAGAAACTTACGCCAATGAAACCCCTGAAATTCTGAAGGACTTGACCTACCTTGCCCATCAATACCATCTCTCCATTGGTGGGTCGCTTCTGGAAAAATCCGATCGGGGAATTTACAACACGTTCTACTGGATTTCCCCTACCCGGGAAATTCTTGCCTATCGAAAAATCCACCTCTTCCGACTGATGGAAGAAGACCGCTGGCTTAACCCGGGCGACCATCTTCAAATGGTTTCCACAGAGATGGGGCAAGCGGGCTTAGCCATTTGCTATGATTTACGCTTTCCAGAGTTGTTCCGCCAATACGCGCTGAGTGGAGCAACGATATTTCTGCTCAGTGCCGAATGGCCCCTCAAACGAATACACCACTGGCAAACTCTCCTGCGCGCCCGCGCCATTGAAAACCTGTGTTTTCTGTTCGCTGTCAACTGCGTCGGTCCAGCGTATAAAGACGTATTCGGCGGTAGCAGCGCAATCATCTCCCCGTGGGGAGAAACCCTGGCAGAAGGCAGTCAAACCGATGAAGATCTAATCAGCGCACAAATCGACCCCAACCAGGTGGAGCGGGCTCGCGGTTTCCTGCCCGTTTTTCAGGACCGCCGTCCCGACCTGTATCATCTCAGCGATTAA
- a CDS encoding glycoside hydrolase family 43 protein: protein MKLTFRLPCILILSLCLVMNACLPFANESQASTFPTSINTVTVSAGETFQNPVLRENFADPFILQRDDTFYLYATNSSGKNIPLAISTDLVHWKIQGDAMPALPKWAKLTGGLVWAPEVMEFNGKFLLYYTARDQTSNKQCVGVAVSDRPEGKFRDINPTPLVCQSDQGGTIDASPFRDEDGKTYLYFKNDGNCCGIPTYIWVQELTEDGLGLVGKPVPLIRNDALWEGNVIEAPTMFKRNGKYYLFYSANDYASHLYAVGYALCTTPMGPCTKAKENPILKSALENKEAMVIGPGHQTILQIGENTWMIYHAWEVVAGSRRGDRRFVWMDLVEWDNEKPVLKGPTTHPQPVPLVSTP, encoded by the coding sequence ATGAAACTTACCTTCAGGTTACCTTGTATTCTGATACTCAGCCTTTGCTTGGTGATGAATGCTTGCTTGCCCTTCGCTAATGAAAGTCAAGCATCTACCTTTCCGACTTCTATCAATACAGTTACAGTTTCAGCCGGGGAAACTTTTCAAAATCCCGTTCTGCGAGAAAATTTTGCCGATCCTTTTATCCTGCAAAGAGATGACACTTTTTACCTTTACGCGACAAACTCCTCCGGTAAAAACATTCCTCTGGCAATCTCTACCGATTTAGTTCACTGGAAAATCCAGGGAGATGCAATGCCAGCACTGCCAAAATGGGCAAAACTGACTGGCGGGTTGGTATGGGCTCCAGAAGTTATGGAATTCAACGGCAAATTTCTCCTTTATTACACAGCACGTGACCAGACATCCAATAAACAATGTGTAGGAGTTGCCGTCAGTGATCGCCCCGAAGGAAAATTTAGGGACATCAACCCCACTCCACTGGTGTGCCAATCAGATCAAGGTGGAACCATTGATGCCAGTCCTTTCAGGGATGAAGATGGGAAAACCTATCTTTACTTCAAGAATGATGGGAATTGTTGTGGGATTCCAACTTACATCTGGGTACAGGAACTCACCGAAGACGGGCTCGGCCTGGTAGGTAAACCTGTACCACTGATTCGAAATGATGCCTTATGGGAAGGAAATGTGATTGAAGCGCCCACAATGTTTAAGCGTAACGGTAAATATTATCTGTTTTATTCAGCGAATGATTACGCCAGCCACTTATACGCAGTAGGTTATGCATTATGCACAACACCAATGGGACCTTGCACAAAAGCCAAAGAAAATCCCATTCTTAAGAGTGCTTTGGAAAATAAAGAAGCCATGGTCATCGGACCTGGACATCAAACCATCCTTCAAATTGGTGAAAACACCTGGATGATTTATCATGCTTGGGAAGTAGTAGCAGGAAGTCGCCGGGGGGACAGGCGATTTGTCTGGATGGATCTTGTGGAGTGGGATAATGAGAAACCAGTACTTAAGGGACCCACGACCCATCCACAACCAGTGCCGTTAGTATCTACCCCTTAA
- a CDS encoding ArsR/SmtB family transcription factor yields the protein MTDSSMTNYEKIPNARLLELLAEDHELQKLEAVTKALGSETRLKILKFLSVHTSTVMEIAEALGLPPSTATLHINILENAGLIKTDLRPATRGLQRVCARVYDRIIIQLPAYLETAETPIEVSMPIGAYTQIQAIPTCGLVGELGIIGHLDDPSAFYEPQRIYAQLIWFRRGFLEYHFPYRLPPGSILNEIEISFEVCSEAPLHHPDWPSDITLWIGGIEIGTWTSPADFGGERGMLTPAWWDTQNSQYGLLKVWKVTSTGSYVDGVQVSSIKVKDLPIKPGEPISVRIGIKENATNVGGMNLFGSKFGNYPQDIVMRQYFKRVGKE from the coding sequence ATGACTGACTCCTCCATGACAAATTACGAGAAAATTCCTAATGCACGATTGCTAGAACTGCTTGCAGAAGACCACGAGTTGCAAAAGTTGGAAGCAGTCACGAAAGCATTAGGCTCAGAAACTCGCTTAAAAATCTTGAAATTTCTCAGCGTCCATACTAGCACTGTTATGGAAATTGCTGAGGCATTAGGACTTCCTCCATCAACAGCAACCCTTCACATCAATATTCTGGAAAACGCAGGTTTAATTAAGACCGATCTACGCCCTGCAACAAGAGGACTTCAACGAGTTTGTGCTCGTGTTTATGATCGGATCATTATCCAATTGCCAGCATACCTGGAAACAGCAGAAACCCCCATCGAAGTTTCCATGCCAATCGGTGCGTACACTCAGATACAGGCAATACCCACTTGTGGCCTTGTAGGAGAACTGGGGATTATCGGTCATTTAGATGATCCATCAGCCTTTTATGAACCTCAAAGGATTTATGCTCAACTAATCTGGTTCCGACGAGGTTTTCTGGAATATCATTTTCCCTACCGCCTCCCTCCAGGAAGCATCTTGAACGAAATTGAAATTAGTTTTGAGGTGTGCTCGGAAGCGCCATTACACCATCCTGATTGGCCTTCTGATATTACTCTGTGGATTGGAGGGATAGAGATTGGCACCTGGACTAGCCCAGCAGATTTTGGCGGAGAACGCGGTATGCTTACTCCCGCATGGTGGGATACACAGAACTCCCAGTATGGTTTGCTCAAGGTATGGAAGGTCACATCTACAGGGAGTTACGTGGATGGAGTACAGGTTTCCTCAATCAAAGTAAAAGACTTACCCATAAAACCTGGTGAACCAATTTCTGTACGAATTGGGATCAAGGAGAACGCTACAAATGTTGGTGGGATGAACTTATTTGGTAGCAAATTTGGCAATTATCCTCAGGACATTGTTATGAGACAGTATTTCAAACGAGTTGGTAAGGAATAA
- a CDS encoding glycosyltransferase family 87 protein — protein sequence MNRSRNQALLLILMILFLGILLAGVTWSNYQYTQKNPGGNDFLVHWVGTRVLFYEGISPYSDEAALRIQTLAYGRPARPGEHELRVAYPLYSVVFFLPFALISDFNLARAVWMTVLEASLVGISLLSLRLCRWKPSPFMLAGLLIFSLLWYHGLRPLINGNAVILVALFITGGLLALRDGADELAGVLFAFATIKPQVVVLIVAFLLLWGIGQRRWRFVGWLVGTVGLLSLAAGLIFPDWIIQNLREVLRYPAYNPPGTPGAAFAQWWPSFGARLGWALTFLMALMLIVEWRSGLRAEFRGFLWTALLTLNIAQWIGIQTDPGNFVVLFPGIILAFALMYERWHKGAAIASSIILLVLFVGIWAIFLSTVQYGDQPVQSPVMFFPLPFVMFVLLYWVRWWAFHPLGAWMGWKR from the coding sequence TTGAATCGCTCACGTAATCAAGCCCTTCTTCTCATTTTGATGATTCTTTTTCTGGGTATTTTACTTGCCGGGGTAACCTGGTCAAACTATCAGTACACACAGAAAAACCCGGGAGGTAATGACTTTCTGGTTCACTGGGTAGGAACGCGAGTTTTATTTTACGAAGGTATCAGTCCGTACAGTGATGAAGCCGCTCTGCGCATCCAAACCCTTGCCTACGGAAGACCAGCCCGCCCCGGAGAACATGAACTGCGGGTAGCCTATCCGCTCTACTCGGTGGTGTTTTTCCTGCCTTTTGCGCTGATTTCCGATTTCAACCTTGCCCGTGCGGTGTGGATGACCGTACTGGAAGCCTCATTGGTAGGTATTAGCTTACTGAGCCTGCGCCTCTGCCGTTGGAAACCCTCACCCTTCATGCTGGCAGGGTTGTTGATCTTTTCGTTACTCTGGTACCATGGGCTGCGCCCGCTCATCAATGGGAATGCGGTCATTTTAGTAGCGTTGTTCATCACCGGTGGGTTGCTGGCGTTGCGTGATGGCGCGGATGAACTTGCCGGGGTGTTATTTGCTTTTGCCACAATTAAACCTCAGGTCGTGGTACTGATTGTGGCTTTTTTACTTCTCTGGGGCATTGGGCAGAGGCGCTGGCGTTTTGTGGGCTGGCTGGTTGGCACGGTGGGGTTGCTCTCTCTGGCGGCGGGGTTAATTTTCCCGGATTGGATTATTCAGAACTTGAGAGAGGTCTTGAGATATCCTGCCTACAATCCACCAGGCACACCCGGCGCAGCATTTGCTCAATGGTGGCCCTCTTTTGGAGCACGGCTTGGCTGGGCGCTTACTTTCCTCATGGCGCTGATGTTGATTGTCGAATGGCGCTCTGGATTGCGGGCTGAATTCCGGGGATTTCTGTGGACGGCTTTGCTCACCCTTAACATCGCCCAATGGATTGGCATTCAAACCGATCCGGGAAATTTCGTTGTTCTCTTTCCCGGCATCATTCTGGCTTTTGCGCTGATGTATGAACGCTGGCACAAAGGGGCAGCCATTGCTTCGAGTATTATTCTGCTTGTTCTCTTTGTGGGCATTTGGGCTATCTTCCTTTCTACGGTGCAATATGGTGACCAGCCTGTACAAAGCCCGGTGATGTTCTTCCCCTTGCCGTTTGTTATGTTTGTTTTGTTGTACTGGGTGCGCTGGTGGGCATTTCATCCTCTGGGGGCGTGGATGGGATGGAAACGATGA
- a CDS encoding ABC transporter substrate-binding protein — translation MKLFSRYFLPIMLILSILLTACGSTTTPTAAPQTGEQPAEQNACGKVELQYWNPFTGPDGPYMGEMVEAFNASHPDIHVTMTSQGEYYTQISTAAAADTLPDVAIIHADQVATLAFRNVLRPIDDLVAEMGLSGDDYPEAVWAAGEVAGHRYSIPLDIHPMTMFYNADLLKSAGFENPPANAEEFEAIAAALTTEETKGFDITGGFPVQQIFQQMLHQFGGTEFNEDGTQATWNSEAGVKALQWMKDMQNKYSAPNLEVDAELNAFKAGTVAMIWNGIWQTTNVTGEGVEFDGRATSVPQIGPYMAVWAGSHQFTMPVHKNIDPCKDKAAAEFIKYMVANSVTWAKAGQIPASKSVRQSAEFLAIEPQASIAKSVDYAFFPPAVPGITDAFGPLGEAVGAVMNGTATDIKAALDDAAKRANEILAQNKATYGDAPKAP, via the coding sequence ATGAAACTCTTCAGTCGCTACTTTCTACCAATCATGCTCATTTTGAGCATTCTCTTAACCGCCTGTGGAAGTACTACCACACCTACAGCTGCCCCTCAAACGGGTGAACAGCCTGCAGAGCAAAATGCTTGCGGCAAGGTTGAATTGCAATACTGGAATCCTTTTACAGGTCCAGATGGTCCATATATGGGTGAAATGGTAGAAGCATTCAATGCTTCTCATCCAGATATCCATGTAACCATGACCAGTCAAGGGGAGTACTATACCCAAATTTCCACAGCAGCCGCAGCAGACACCTTGCCAGATGTCGCCATCATTCATGCAGATCAAGTTGCCACACTGGCTTTTCGGAATGTTTTGCGCCCTATTGATGATCTGGTTGCTGAAATGGGGCTTTCAGGTGACGATTATCCAGAAGCCGTATGGGCAGCGGGAGAGGTAGCAGGTCACCGCTACAGCATCCCATTGGATATTCACCCCATGACCATGTTCTACAATGCTGATCTTCTTAAGTCCGCAGGTTTTGAAAACCCGCCTGCGAACGCAGAAGAGTTTGAGGCAATTGCTGCCGCTCTGACAACAGAAGAAACGAAAGGATTTGATATCACAGGTGGTTTTCCTGTCCAGCAAATCTTCCAGCAAATGTTACACCAGTTTGGGGGAACTGAATTCAATGAGGACGGTACTCAGGCAACCTGGAATAGCGAAGCAGGTGTCAAGGCACTGCAATGGATGAAAGACATGCAAAACAAGTATTCTGCCCCCAATCTCGAAGTGGACGCAGAACTGAATGCTTTCAAAGCCGGAACTGTAGCCATGATCTGGAATGGGATTTGGCAAACCACAAATGTGACCGGTGAAGGTGTTGAATTTGATGGGCGCGCCACATCAGTTCCACAAATTGGTCCATACATGGCAGTTTGGGCAGGATCACATCAGTTTACCATGCCTGTTCACAAAAATATTGATCCTTGCAAGGACAAAGCTGCTGCTGAATTCATCAAATACATGGTGGCAAATTCAGTCACATGGGCAAAGGCTGGACAAATTCCGGCTTCTAAGTCGGTGCGCCAGAGTGCCGAATTCTTAGCCATCGAACCACAAGCATCTATTGCTAAATCGGTCGACTATGCCTTTTTCCCACCTGCTGTCCCCGGTATCACGGATGCATTTGGCCCGCTTGGTGAGGCAGTAGGTGCGGTAATGAACGGAACCGCTACCGATATCAAAGCCGCGCTGGACGATGCCGCAAAACGAGCCAATGAAATTTTGGCGCAAAATAAAGCCACCTATGGCGACGCTCCCAAGGCTCCTTAA
- a CDS encoding carbohydrate ABC transporter permease, whose translation MENKKRKINLIPYLFILPHLIFFAIFVGYPFFNGLYISFFQYDYLRPEATTFVGLKNYIDLFTPGTVKFLEFWNSMKVTVTFVIWSVPFLVLIPLGLAVLLNLKIPGTNFFRATFFAPWVLSVAVISLIWWWIFQSEGGLLNYYLKMFGLPTPRWLSTMPYAMITIVVATVWWTMGYNMIIFLAALQDIPPELYEAAEIDGANSWQRFINVTLPMLQPVLVFIIIITIIASFNLLGQPMMMTRGGPAQPTGGGATEPVMLRIFTEGFVRPFQGSAAAMSVIVALIMVIFSYANFRIFRQRE comes from the coding sequence ATGGAAAATAAAAAGAGAAAGATCAACCTCATCCCCTATTTATTTATCCTTCCGCACTTAATATTTTTTGCCATATTCGTTGGGTATCCATTTTTCAACGGGTTATACATTAGTTTTTTCCAATACGATTACTTACGGCCAGAAGCAACTACATTCGTTGGACTGAAGAATTACATCGACCTGTTTACTCCAGGAACAGTTAAGTTCCTTGAATTCTGGAATTCAATGAAAGTCACAGTTACCTTCGTTATCTGGAGTGTTCCTTTCCTGGTTTTAATCCCGCTCGGGTTGGCAGTATTACTGAATCTTAAGATTCCAGGAACAAACTTCTTTCGGGCTACCTTTTTTGCTCCTTGGGTGCTTTCAGTGGCAGTCATTTCATTGATCTGGTGGTGGATTTTTCAAAGTGAGGGAGGATTGCTCAATTACTACCTAAAGATGTTCGGATTACCCACCCCACGTTGGCTTTCTACCATGCCATACGCCATGATTACCATTGTGGTCGCCACAGTGTGGTGGACAATGGGATACAACATGATCATATTTCTTGCCGCCCTGCAGGATATTCCTCCTGAACTGTATGAAGCAGCAGAAATAGACGGAGCAAATTCATGGCAACGTTTTATAAACGTGACATTGCCAATGCTCCAACCTGTTTTAGTGTTTATTATCATCATTACGATTATTGCATCTTTCAATTTGCTTGGACAACCGATGATGATGACGCGTGGGGGACCCGCTCAACCTACAGGAGGTGGTGCAACTGAACCTGTCATGTTGCGGATCTTTACAGAGGGTTTTGTTCGTCCATTTCAGGGAAGCGCCGCCGCCATGTCTGTCATCGTTGCCTTGATTATGGTGATCTTCAGTTACGCCAATTTTCGCATATTTCGCCAGCGTGAATGA
- a CDS encoding glycoside hydrolase family 43 protein, with protein MESTYQNPLSITHIGDPFVLKAPDGKYYCYATSAPDGFKAWCSIDLVHWESLGYVYSLTEKSWGERDFWAPEVIYYQGKYIMHYTARWKENHSLRLGVAISEKPEGPFIDVFSHPMFDFGYATIDGHVFIDDDKRAYLYYSKDCSENIVDGRHESHLYVVELESNLLSIRGEPVKIAQPEQEWELRSGNEWRWNEGPFMIKRNGKYYLMYSANFYASRDYAIGYAIANHPLGPFQKAAHNPILYSTSPEISGPGHNSVISSPDGKELFIVYHIHTNPDCPSDDRQICIDRLLFQDDDTLHVLGPTNTPQPLPSR; from the coding sequence ATGGAATCCACTTATCAAAATCCTTTGTCTATAACCCATATAGGCGATCCATTTGTATTGAAAGCGCCTGATGGAAAATATTATTGTTATGCGACATCCGCTCCAGATGGATTCAAGGCGTGGTGTTCTATAGATCTTGTACATTGGGAATCTCTTGGATACGTGTATTCACTAACAGAAAAATCCTGGGGAGAGCGCGACTTCTGGGCTCCAGAGGTCATATACTATCAGGGCAAATACATCATGCACTATACCGCCCGTTGGAAAGAAAACCATAGTTTGCGGCTGGGCGTAGCTATTTCAGAGAAACCTGAAGGTCCTTTCATTGATGTCTTCTCACATCCCATGTTTGATTTTGGATACGCTACCATAGATGGACATGTATTTATTGATGATGATAAACGGGCTTACCTGTATTATTCAAAAGATTGTAGCGAAAATATCGTTGATGGCCGACACGAGAGTCATCTCTACGTAGTGGAACTGGAAAGTAACCTGTTATCTATCAGGGGTGAGCCTGTGAAAATTGCTCAACCAGAGCAAGAGTGGGAATTGCGCTCTGGAAATGAATGGCGCTGGAACGAGGGGCCCTTTATGATAAAACGAAACGGAAAATATTATCTCATGTATTCGGCAAACTTCTACGCGAGCCGCGACTACGCAATAGGCTACGCTATCGCCAATCATCCCCTAGGTCCTTTCCAGAAAGCCGCTCACAATCCCATTCTTTATTCCACAAGTCCGGAAATTTCTGGACCCGGCCACAATTCAGTGATTTCATCCCCGGACGGGAAAGAGTTATTCATTGTTTACCATATACACACTAATCCAGATTGCCCTAGCGATGATCGCCAGATATGTATAGACCGTCTTCTTTTCCAAGACGATGACACCTTACATGTTCTGGGCCCAACAAATACTCCACAACCGCTTCCTTCGCGCTGA
- a CDS encoding carbohydrate ABC transporter permease: MKNGTEKYSPLNRYRVKKFLNRTGLYILLCTITLLIIIPLVWMFSTSFKLKSQLFTKEIYWIPKVITLQNYTKILNNPSTPIGRWFLNSLIVASITTTLKLLIDSLAGYAYARMDFPGKKQIFGLLLATLFLPGVMFLVPNFVTVAKLNMLNKFSGVIIPSLASVFGVYFMRQFFMSIPKELEEAAQIDGANTVQIFIQIALPLAKPALATLAVIEFLGSWNDFLWSLLVLKDRAVQTLQPGLRTLQGAYTSEYGLMMAGAVIVAIPVLIIYVFMQRFIVQSVATTGIKG, translated from the coding sequence ATGAAAAATGGGACAGAAAAATACTCGCCTTTGAATCGGTACAGGGTTAAAAAATTCCTCAACCGTACCGGGCTCTATATCCTCCTTTGCACAATTACTTTACTGATCATCATTCCTTTGGTATGGATGTTTTCGACCTCTTTCAAGTTGAAATCACAACTTTTCACAAAAGAAATTTATTGGATTCCAAAAGTGATTACCCTGCAAAACTACACCAAGATTTTGAACAATCCATCAACTCCTATTGGACGCTGGTTCTTAAACAGCCTGATTGTTGCTTCAATTACCACCACACTCAAGCTCCTCATTGATTCCCTGGCCGGATATGCTTATGCACGCATGGACTTTCCTGGAAAAAAACAGATATTTGGGCTATTACTAGCCACTTTGTTTCTCCCAGGAGTCATGTTCCTCGTCCCAAATTTTGTTACAGTAGCCAAATTAAATATGCTCAATAAGTTCAGCGGGGTAATCATTCCATCCTTAGCAAGCGTCTTTGGTGTGTATTTCATGCGACAATTTTTCATGAGCATTCCAAAAGAGCTTGAGGAAGCCGCTCAAATTGATGGCGCAAATACGGTTCAAATATTCATTCAAATAGCACTACCATTAGCCAAACCGGCTCTTGCGACACTGGCTGTAATTGAATTTTTAGGAAGCTGGAATGACTTCTTATGGTCTCTCCTTGTGCTGAAGGATCGCGCTGTTCAAACCTTACAACCTGGATTGCGGACTTTACAGGGTGCTTACACTTCTGAGTACGGCTTGATGATGGCAGGAGCAGTGATTGTAGCCATACCGGTCTTAATCATTTATGTATTTATGCAAAGATTCATTGTTCAAAGTGTGGCAACGACAGGAATCAAAGGATGA
- a CDS encoding ArnT family glycosyltransferase, which produces MNRKSTFILFGSFLVSLLWKGFIVFSERVPFNADEAIVALMAKHILQGERPIFFYGQSYMGSLDAYLIAAGFALFGQHIWVIRLVQALLYLGFLYTLFLVGKEAFDNEKIGVWAVVLSAIPVVNVTLYTTITLGGYGEALLLGNLILLTALRLEKSSSGWLVLGLGFWIGLGVWCNAITLVYSLPAGIFVLVNWFKRRDALFFVEKSALALLGVLLGAFPLWIYAAQHGFFSLLADLLGSPTVSNPYPWIVKIGMYLTWFILFAIPVTWGFRPPWSVDWLVPPLIPFALVAWLAVLVWIYRCLSKPSLQRSHWWLVTGVGWSLMFAYVFTQFSKDPSGRYFLPLYIPLILGAAHFMVRSSVPRWARIVVFASLLTYFIAGNIASALATPPGFTSQLDASTRIERKYDGELIRFLQEQEETRGYTHYWVAYPLAFESNETLIFVPDLPYHLNLSYTPRDNRYEPYNCLVNESQRVAYITTQQTERLNALLRQQFAEKGITWQEKSIGDYLVFYNLSHKITPNELVIQEVAEP; this is translated from the coding sequence ATGAATAGAAAAAGCACATTCATCTTATTTGGGAGTTTCCTGGTTTCTCTATTGTGGAAGGGCTTCATTGTTTTCTCCGAGCGTGTTCCCTTTAATGCCGACGAAGCCATTGTGGCTTTGATGGCAAAGCATATTTTGCAGGGTGAACGCCCAATTTTCTTTTACGGGCAGAGTTACATGGGAAGCCTGGACGCTTACCTGATCGCAGCGGGTTTTGCCCTTTTCGGACAGCACATTTGGGTGATTCGACTGGTTCAGGCATTACTTTATTTGGGGTTTCTGTACACACTTTTTCTGGTTGGAAAAGAGGCTTTTGACAACGAAAAAATCGGTGTGTGGGCAGTTGTGCTGAGTGCCATTCCCGTGGTCAATGTGACGCTGTACACCACCATCACTCTTGGGGGGTATGGAGAAGCCTTGTTGTTGGGCAACTTGATTTTGCTGACCGCCCTACGTTTGGAAAAATCTTCTTCCGGTTGGCTGGTATTGGGGTTAGGGTTCTGGATTGGGCTGGGGGTGTGGTGTAATGCCATTACGCTGGTGTATAGTCTTCCCGCGGGGATCTTTGTCCTGGTTAACTGGTTTAAGCGAAGGGATGCTTTGTTTTTTGTGGAGAAGTCAGCCTTAGCCCTTCTGGGGGTATTGCTGGGAGCCTTCCCTTTGTGGATTTATGCTGCCCAGCATGGTTTTTTCAGTTTGCTAGCCGATTTACTTGGCTCTCCCACGGTTTCTAATCCTTACCCCTGGATTGTCAAGATCGGAATGTATCTCACCTGGTTTATCTTGTTTGCTATTCCGGTTACTTGGGGTTTTCGCCCGCCTTGGTCGGTGGATTGGTTAGTACCTCCACTGATCCCATTTGCTCTGGTTGCCTGGTTGGCGGTGCTGGTATGGATATATCGTTGCCTTTCTAAACCTTCTTTGCAGCGATCTCACTGGTGGCTGGTTACAGGGGTAGGCTGGTCGCTGATGTTCGCCTATGTGTTTACTCAATTCAGTAAAGACCCGTCGGGCAGATATTTTCTTCCGTTGTATATTCCACTGATTCTTGGCGCAGCCCATTTTATGGTGCGGTCTTCCGTCCCAAGATGGGCAAGGATAGTTGTTTTTGCTAGTTTGTTGACTTATTTCATTGCTGGTAATATTGCCAGTGCTCTGGCAACCCCGCCAGGGTTTACCTCGCAACTGGATGCCAGTACGCGAATTGAGCGCAAATACGATGGCGAATTGATTCGCTTTTTGCAGGAACAGGAAGAAACCCGTGGTTACACCCATTACTGGGTAGCCTATCCGCTGGCTTTTGAAAGCAATGAAACCCTGATTTTTGTTCCTGACTTACCGTATCACCTCAATCTCTCTTACACTCCCCGCGATAATCGTTATGAACCCTATAACTGTCTGGTTAACGAAAGTCAACGAGTCGCTTACATTACCACGCAACAAACAGAACGCCTGAACGCATTGCTCCGTCAGCAGTTTGCTGAGAAAGGCATTACCTGGCAGGAAAAGTCTATTGGCGATTATCTGGTGTTTTACAACCTGAGCCATAAGATTACCCCGAATGAATTGGTGATTCAAGAGGTAGCAGAGCCATGA